Part of the Methanobacterium paludis genome is shown below.
TCCTTTGTATCCCAGACATGTTGCATTCTTTGTCTGTATATGTGCTATCACAGGTTTACATTGATTCAATGCTGCCTTAACTCCTGCAATATTCCTACTTATTTTTGTTAGTTTGAAACCTAATTTTGCAGCACCTGCGATCAAGTTCTCAGGTGTGGTCCCTGAACTGGTTGTGTTACATGCTGCCTTGAACTGTGCTTCACTTTTATATTTGAATAGGCCACAACTACCCATGGATAGGCTTGTAGGTCCACATGTAGTTGAACTGTCTTGGTAGTTTTGAGGTATTGGTGATGTACCTGTACCTATCACAGTTCCATAATTCGGGAATATGTCTCCATGATTAACAGCCCATTGAAAAGCCCTTTTATAAAAATCCAGG
Proteins encoded:
- a CDS encoding cysteine peptidase family C39 domain-containing protein, with the protein product MSIRINKAQLLDGANGISNFIKANKRFPNYATLTDSNNKQQKVLKANYLDFYKRAFQWAVNHGDIFPNYGTVIGTGTSPIPQNYQDSSTTCGPTSLSMGSCGLFKYKSEAQFKAACNTTSSGTTPENLIAGAAKLGFKLTKISRNIAGVKAALNQCKPVIAHIQTKNATCLGYKGDYGHYVLIKGLSGDDHYLINDPTKGENITCLSTILDNATDGREIYYYSMELA